Proteins encoded together in one Candidatus Komeilibacteria bacterium CG_4_10_14_0_2_um_filter_37_10 window:
- a CDS encoding 30S ribosomal protein S15, whose protein sequence is MLDKKKKNQIIEKFKTHANDTGSPEIQIAILTAEIAELTEHLKIHKKDFSSRRGLIRKVNQRRKLLRYLEKTNEQSFDSIVKKLKIKITKKEVIVEEPSEEEIKALEETILKK, encoded by the coding sequence ATGTTAGACAAAAAGAAAAAGAATCAAATCATTGAGAAATTCAAAACTCATGCCAATGATACTGGTTCACCAGAAATCCAAATTGCTATTTTAACAGCCGAAATTGCCGAGTTAACAGAGCATTTAAAAATACACAAGAAAGACTTCTCTTCTCGCCGTGGTCTAATTCGTAAAGTTAATCAAAGAAGAAAATTGCTTCGCTACTTGGAAAAAACCAATGAACAAAGTTTTGACTCAATCGTCAAAAAGTTGAAAATCAAAATTACTAAAAAAGAAGTAATTGTTGAGGAGCCAAGCGAAGAAGAAATTAAAGCCCTGGAAGAAACTATTTTAAAAAAATAA